One genomic window of Nicotiana sylvestris chromosome 10, ASM39365v2, whole genome shotgun sequence includes the following:
- the LOC138880374 gene encoding polyphenol oxidase E, chloroplastic-like, with protein MASSSTLPLCTTKTPFSSSTNSFFFAKPSHLFLNGKGNQSFKVSCTGEHDGNQLDAVKEGAVDRRNVLLGLGGLYGATNLAPLASAAPVPPPDLKSCGPATITDGPTVPYSCCPPTPDDMDSVPYYKIPRMSKLRKRPPAQDVSEEYIAKYQLATSKMRELDKDPFDPLGFKQQANIHCAYCNDAYTMGDQKLQVHQSWLFFPFHRWYLYFYERILGSLIDDPTFALPYWNWDHPSGMRLPAMFDVEGSSLYDARRNPHVRNGTIIDLGFFGDEVKTNEIQMITNNLILMYRQMITNAPCPLLFFGEPYRFGSKPNPGQGTIENIPHTPVHIWTGTVRCTDLGNCVPSYGEDMGNFYSAGLDPVFYSHHANVDRMWNEWKALGGKRRDLTDNDWLNSEFFFYDENRDPWRVKVRDCLDSKKMGYDYEPKATPWRNFKPGKKTTPGKVNLRSVKPASKVFPLSNLDRAICFSIERPATSRSQQEKDEFEEVLTFKNLKYDDSKYIKFDVFVNADKTVNADDIDKKEYAGSYTSLPHVHGPNSGNHAVEVQEFKLAITELLEDCGLEDEDIIAVTVVPKTGGEVVSINSVLIELKDCY; from the coding sequence ATGGCTTCTTCTTCTACTCTTCCTTTATGCACCACAAAAACTCCATTTTCTTCCTCCACCAACTCATTTTTCTTTGCAAAACCCTCTCATCTTTTCCTCAATGGAAAAGGTAACCAAAGTTTCAAGGTTTCATGCACAGGCGAGCATGACGGAAACCAGCTTGACGCAGTTAAAGAAGGAGCTGTTGACAGAAGGAAtgtccttttgggtttaggagggCTGTATGGCGCAACTAATCTTGCGCCATTAGCCTCTGCTGCTCCCGTACCACCCCCCGATCTAAAATCATGTGGCCCGGCCACGATAACGGATGGTCCAACTGTACCATATTCTTGTTGCCCCCCTACACCAGATGATATGGACAGCGTTCCATATTACAAGATCCCTCGCATGTCCAAGCTTCGTAAGCGGCCCCCTGCCCAAGACGTGAGTGAGGAGTATATAGCCAAGTACCAGTTAGCCACTAGTAAAATGAGGGAATTAGACAAAGACCCATTTGATCCTCTTGGCTTCAAGCAACAAGCTAATATCCATTGTGCTTATTGCAACGATGCTTACACAATGGGTGACCAAAAGTTACAAGTTCACCAATCGTGGCTTTTCTTCCCGTTTCATAGATGGTACTTGTACTTCTACGAGAGAATCTTGGGCTCCCTCATCGATGATCCAACTTTTGCTCTGCCATATTGGAACTGGGACCATCCAAGCGGCATGCGTTTGCCTGCTATGTTCGATGTCGAAGGTTCTTCCCTCTACGATGCAAGACGTAATCCACATGTCCGTAATGGAACCATAATCGATCTTGGTTTTTTCGGTGATGAAGTCAAAACTAATGAAATACAGATGATAACTAACAACTTAATTCTAATGTATCGTCAAATGATAACTAATGCTCCATGCCCGCTGTTGTTCTTCGGAGAGCCTTACAGATTCGGATCTAAACCCAATCCGGGGCAGGGAACCATTGAAAACATTCCTCATACTCCGGTTCACATTTGGACTGGTACTGTGCGGTGTACGGATTTGGGTAATTGTGTGCCATCATACGGTGAGGATATGGGTAATTTCTACTCAGCTGGTTTAGACCCAGTTTTTTACAGCCACCACGCCAATGTGGACCGCATGTGGAATGAATGGAAAGCACTAGGAGGGAAAAGAAGGGATCTCACAGACAATGATTGGTTAAACTCGGAGTTCTTTTTCTACGATGAAAACCGCGACCCATGGCGTGTGAAAGTCCGAGACTGTTTGGACAGCAAGAAGATGGGGTATGATTACGAACCGAAAGCCACACCATGGCGTAACTTTAAGCCAGGGAAAAAGACCACACCGGGCAAGGTGAATCTACGTTCAGTTAAGCCAGCCAGCAAGGTATTCCCACTCTCAAATCTGGACAGAGCAATTTGCTTTAGCATAGAGAGGCCAGCTACATCAAGGAGTCAGCAGGAGAAAGATGAATTTGAGGAGGTGCTAACATTCAAGAATTTAAAGTATGATGATAGCAAGTATATAAAGTTTGATGTGTTCGTCAATGCAGACAAGACTGTGAATGCAGATGACATTGACAAGAAAGAATATGCAGGGAGCTATACCAGCTTGCCACATGTTCATGGACCTAATAGTGGCAATCATGCGGTTGAAGTACAAGAATTCAAGCTAGCCATCACTGAACTGCTAGAGGACTGTGGTTTGGAAGATGAAGACATTATTGCGGTAACTGTGGTTCCAAAGACGGGGGGCGAAGTGGTCAGCATCAACAGTGTGTTGATTGAACTTAAGGATTGTTATTAA